The following nucleotide sequence is from Anabaena sphaerica FACHB-251.
TGCAAGGATTGGTCAACGATAACCCCAAATATGTGGCAATTTTTGACCGTTGGTTTGGTTTTCAAGGTGCTGTATATCTCAATCAGGACTTACGCGATTTAGCTGTGGAAACTATGCAATTGATGATAGAGTTTCACGAAGAGATTCCCCAGAAAGATTTGTAAGCTGTAGTTATTAGTTAACAAACAGTCTGACGATTCTTTTCAGCATTGATGGGTTTAATTAAGTAAAGTTTCAACATATACCAAACGATGTTTTTCATCAAAGGTATTTTTTGGAAGAACTTCACAATTCCCAATTCTTTGCTGTTCTTGAGTTCAATTAATTTCTGGTTATTGATTGCACACTGTTCCAAATACCAGAAAAAGTAGGGGTGATCTGTATTTAAGATAGTGGGAAAAGCCCTCGCTGCGGTTTTGTTGGTTTCTGTAATTACCTGATTATTGTATTTACGGGGATGAATTCCTAAAATTTCATAGAAATTCGCCCGTTCAAATACCGTCATTGTATGGGTAACAAACACAGTTAATAAGAAGAAACGCACCCATAACCGTGCTTTCCAATTATTCCATAACTGGGGTTGAGAACGTAACAAAGCCTTGAAAAAATCCCCGTGTCTATTCTCATCCTGACACCAGCTTTCAAACTTCCTAAATAGAGGATAAAACTGGAATTCTGGATTTTGTGCCATGTGACGATATACTAAAATATAACGCCAGTAGCCAATTTTCTCCGATAGGTAAACTGTGTAAATAACC
It contains:
- the acsF gene encoding magnesium-protoporphyrin IX monomethyl ester (oxidative) cyclase; this translates as MVKSLETPPVELLKPGVKAPVQETLLTPRFYTTDFDAVAKMDISAHEAEIRAVVDELKADYNRHHFVRDDEFKQGWDHIQGEKRLAFIDFLERSCTSEFSGFLLFKELSRRIKDSNPLLSEAFEYLARDEARHAGFLNKSMADFNLSLDLSYLTKNRTYTFFPPEWVIYTVYLSEKIGYWRYILVYRHMAQNPEFQFYPLFRKFESWCQDENRHGDFFKALLRSQPQLWNNWKARLWVRFFLLTVFVTHTMTVFERANFYEILGIHPRKYNNQVITETNKTAARAFPTILNTDHPYFFWYLEQCAINNQKLIELKNSKELGIVKFFQKIPLMKNIVWYMLKLYLIKPINAEKNRQTVC